In Malus sylvestris chromosome 15, drMalSylv7.2, whole genome shotgun sequence, a single genomic region encodes these proteins:
- the LOC126605227 gene encoding uncharacterized protein LOC126605227 isoform X2, with protein sequence MLPGNPYGASPYPFPQYSEFSNAYGFVANADAPRPYSNSNNGSRSFRPNNNMNGNGGFRSSQGGNTTNNGSGQSSGNRQNTGSWNSWSGNTDTRSNIVPECQICFKRGHTAPNCWKRSNNASSSGSVVECQICGKKGHSALDCYHKNNLAYQGTAPSPMLTAMQAEAQPNFLPNDSWIVDTRASHHMTADVNALQQVNTYDGQGNQGCDLPRKEP encoded by the exons ATGCTTCCTGGAAATCCATATGGTGCCTCTCCATATCCATTTCCACAATATTCTGAGTTCTCAAATGCCTACGGTTTTGTGGCAAATGCCGATGCTCCAAGACCTTACTCAAATTCAAATAATGGTTCTAGATCTTTCAGGCCTAACAACAACATGAATGGAAATGGTGGTTTCAGGTCTTCACAGGGAGGAAATACTACAAACAATGGCAGTGGTCAATCTTCGGGTAACAGACAGAATACTGGAAGTTGGAATTCGTGGTCCGGTAACACTGACACCAGATCAAACATTGTTCCAGAATGTCAGATTTGTTTTAAACGGGGTCatactgctccaaattgctggAAAAGATCTAACAATGCAAGTTCAAGTGGCTCGGTAGTTGAGTGTCAGATCTGTGGGAAGAAGGGACACAGTGCATTAGACTGCTATCACAAGAATAATTTGGCCTATCAGGGTACTGCACCATCACCAATGTTAACTGCAATGCAAGCTGAAGCTCAACCTAATTTCTTACCAAATGATTCCTGGATTGTGGATACAAGGGCGTCACATCACATGACTGCCGATGTGAATGCTCTTCAGCAAGTTAATACATATGATG GACAAGGTAACCAAGGCTGTGATTTACCAAGGAAGGAGCCATGA
- the LOC126605227 gene encoding uncharacterized protein LOC126605227 isoform X1, which yields MLPGNPYGASPYPFPQYSEFSNAYGFVANADAPRPYSNSNNGSRSFRPNNNMNGNGGFRSSQGGNTTNNGSGQSSGNRQNTGSWNSWSGNTDTRSNIVPECQICFKRGHTAPNCWKRSNNASSSGSVVECQICGKKGHSALDCYHKNNLAYQGTAPSPMLTAMQAEAQPNFLPNDSWIVDTRASHHMTADVNALQQVNTYDGTDRITIGNGEGQGNQGCDLPRKEP from the exons ATGCTTCCTGGAAATCCATATGGTGCCTCTCCATATCCATTTCCACAATATTCTGAGTTCTCAAATGCCTACGGTTTTGTGGCAAATGCCGATGCTCCAAGACCTTACTCAAATTCAAATAATGGTTCTAGATCTTTCAGGCCTAACAACAACATGAATGGAAATGGTGGTTTCAGGTCTTCACAGGGAGGAAATACTACAAACAATGGCAGTGGTCAATCTTCGGGTAACAGACAGAATACTGGAAGTTGGAATTCGTGGTCCGGTAACACTGACACCAGATCAAACATTGTTCCAGAATGTCAGATTTGTTTTAAACGGGGTCatactgctccaaattgctggAAAAGATCTAACAATGCAAGTTCAAGTGGCTCGGTAGTTGAGTGTCAGATCTGTGGGAAGAAGGGACACAGTGCATTAGACTGCTATCACAAGAATAATTTGGCCTATCAGGGTACTGCACCATCACCAATGTTAACTGCAATGCAAGCTGAAGCTCAACCTAATTTCTTACCAAATGATTCCTGGATTGTGGATACAAGGGCGTCACATCACATGACTGCCGATGTGAATGCTCTTCAGCAAGTTAATACATATGATGGTACTGATCGAATTACAATTGGCAATGGAGAAG GACAAGGTAACCAAGGCTGTGATTTACCAAGGAAGGAGCCATGA
- the LOC126605153 gene encoding uncharacterized protein LOC126605153, with product MAAKYNVIRSISLPSRSHPTTIRVEEELSKLQASSSCASTSNSICKSICGLEELYECVDDLLQMASTQRLLSQHQQQKCMDDLLDGSVKLLDICGITRDTISIIKEHVRALQSALRRRKGDSSLEGCIANYTCFRKKMKKDAKKLITSLKRVDNKIDASQLLEQDHHLTAVIRVLREVCVENMSIFQSLLVFLAVPVSRPKVNKWSLVSKFIHKGVIACEDQNEDIISHELDGVDAALYSLSKSSSADVGKVQSTQKRLEALEIIIEGLENGLDSVFRRLIKTRASLLNIISQ from the coding sequence atgGCTGCCAAGTACAATGTAATCAGATCAATCAGCTTGCCCTCTAGGTCGCACCCCACCACTATTAGAGTTGAAGAGGAGCTGAGCAAGCTCCAAGCATCTTCATCTTGTGCTTCAACTTCAAACTCAATCTGCAAATCTATATGTGGTCTAGAGGAGTTGTATGAGTGTGTGGATGATCTTTTACAGATGGCATCAACCCAACGGCTCCTTTCTCAACATCAACAGCAGAAATGCATGGATGATTTGTTGGATGGATCAGTGAAGCTCTTGGACATATGTGGTATCACAAGAGACACCATTTCAATAATCAAGGAACATGTTAGAGCTCTTCAATCTGCTCTTAGGAGGAGAAAAGGAGACTCAAGCCTTGAAGGCTGCATTGCCAATTACACTTGTTTcagaaagaagatgaagaaggatgcCAAGAAATTGATCACATCTTTGAAGCGAGTAGATAACAAAATTGACGCATCACAACTTTTAGAGCAAGACCACCATCTCACCGCTGTGATTCGAGTTCTTAGAGAAGTTTGTGTTGAGAACATGTCTATCTTCCAATCACTCTTGGTCTTTTTAGCTGTTCCTGTTTCAAGGCCAAAGGTAAACAAGTGGTCTCTTGTATCAAAGTTCATACACAAGGGAGTGATAGCATGTGAAGATCAGAACGAAGACATTATTAGCCATGAGTTGGATGGTGTTGATGCTGCTCTCTACTCTCTATCCAAATCTTCTTCAGCTGATGTTGGGAAGGTGCAAAGTACACAAAAAAGATTGGAGGCTTTGGAAATCATCATTGAAGGCCTTGAGAATGGTTTGGACAGCGTTTTCAGGCGCTTGATTAAAACAAGAGCTTCTCTTTTGAACATAATCTCACAATGA